In the Candidatus Binatia bacterium genome, GTCAAGACAGCACCCCGCCACGGAGTGAGGTTCCTCTCCCAACGGGAGAGGACAGGTGAGGGGATGAGATCGAATGAGGCACGAGCGTCAAGACAGCACCCCGCCACGGAGTGAGGTTCCTCTCCCAACGGGAGAGGACAGGTGAGGGGATAAGACCGAGTGAGGCACGAGCGTCAAGACAGCACCCCGCCACGGAGTGAGGTTCCTCTCCCAACGGGAGAGGACAGGTGAGGGGATAAGACCGAGTGATGCACGAGCGTCACGACAGCACCCCGCCACGGAGTCAGGTTCCCCTCCCAACGGGAGAGGACAGGTGAGGGGATGAAACTCGGGGTGCGCCGTATGTCCGGGGTTGACCGGGGTTGCCGCACGGGCGCACTGTCCTGCGGTAGTGAAGGTGCCATCCGCAGCGACCCGACGAGCCCGGAGACTTCGTCGCCGTGCCACCGACGCCGAGGGTCGGTTATGGTACCACGTGCGCGCACGTCAGGTTGACGGTGCGAAGTTCCGGCGGCAAGAGCCGCTGGGACCTTACATGGTCGACTTCTGTTGCGTGGAGTCGAGGCTGGTCGTGGAGGTCGACGGCGGTCAGCACTTCGAGCAGCGGGAATACGACGAAGAGCGTAGCCGGTTTCTGGAACTTTCGGGGTACCGGGTTCTGCGGTTCTGGAACAACGAAGTGATGGAGAACATCGAGGGTGTGCTGGCGAGAATTGGGGAAGCGGTGCGGGGCGTGGCGATCGTGACACGGGACTGAACTGCGGGAGGATGTGGATCCCCTCACCTGACCTCTCCCGCTGGGAGAGGGACCTGACTCCGGTGCGGGGTGCTGTTGCCGCGGTGCAGCGGTGGATCCCCTCACCTGAGTTCTCCCGCTGGGAGAGGGACCTGACTCCGGTGCGGGGTGCTGTTGCCGCGGTGCAGCGGTAGATCCCCTCACCTGAGTTCTCCCGCTGGGAGAGGGACCTGACTCCGCTGCGGGGTGCTGTTGCCGCGGTGCAGAGGGTGGATCCCCTCACCTGACCTCTCCCGGCGGGAGAGGGACCTGACTCCGCTGCGGGGTGCTGTTGCCGTGGCACAGCGGGTGAATCCACGCACGCGACCTCTCGCGATCCGGCAGCGTCCGATGTGATCAGGTTCCTCTCCCAGCGGGAGTTGAGTCGGCCAGGTGGAACGTGCGCTCCGCGCGCGTTCCTGCGGTACGCGTATCCAGGTGGAACGCGATCTCCGAGCGCGTTCCTTCGTGTTCCCTCCAGGGTGCTGTGTTGCCGGGTCCGGACATTCCCGACCGTGAAGCCCCGGGCATGAATGACCGGGCTCGGTCGAGGCGCCCGGTGAACCGGGCGCGGGTCCGCGGCGCGTCAACGTCGGGCTTGGATTCGCTGCGGACCTCGGGGTATGAGACGCGCCAGTGATGATTGGTGGGGCAGATCGTCCGCGTGTGGGGGCGGTGACCGCGGGTGCCGAACGGCCCGGGGCGCCGGTTTCGGCGGTAACGATTCTGGCGGCAATCGGTCTGGCGCTCGTCGCGCAGTGGCTCACCGTTGGCAACCGTGAGTCGTGGATCGGCTGGACGCTTTACGCTCTGGCGGCGGGACTGGCAGCGGCCGCGACGTGGAACCTCCCGCAGCCCTTCGTTCCGGCCGCGCCGGCGGGGCATTCGAAGGTCCGGCAACGTCTCGTTCGCGCCCTGACCGGTGCCGGCGCCGCGGCCGCGCTGGGAGTGACCACGGCTCTGGCCGCGGGCGATCGGTGGCGCGTGGTCAGCGTGGTCCTGTGGATCGGCGGCTTCGTGCTTGCGACGGTCGCCGTGCGCGGCTGGCGAGTGGCGCCGGCGGCGCGTGGGGTGCCGCGATGGTCGAGCCCGGAAATCTGGGGCTTTGCCGCCATCGTCGCCGTGGGCGCCGTGCTGCGGGTCCTGTGGATCGACGAGATCCCTCGCTACGTGTTCGGCGACGAGCCGCGCGTCGGCATCTCGCTGGTGCGCGAATTCCGCGAAGGTGCGCCGAACTTCTTCAAGATGAGCTGGAACACCTGGCCGATGATCGGGATCGCGTTGCAGGGCGTGTTCATTCCGGTCCTCGGTTGGGGCTCCACCGTGTTGCGACTATCGTCGGCGCTTTCCGGAACGCTGGCGGTCGCCATGACCTACCTGCTCGCGAGGCACCTGTATTCGAGGCAGGTGGCCGTCCTTGCCGCGGTGCTGTTCGCGGTCGGCCGCACGGCGGTGGACTTCAGCCGCATGGGGATTTGCCATGCGCAGGTGATGTTTTTCGAGACCTTCGCCTTGTTCTGGTGGTGGCGGGCGATCAACACCGGCCTGGCGGGCAGCTACCTGTGGGCGGGGATCGGGCTCGGGTTGTGTCTGTACACGTACAATGCGGGTCAGTCGGTGCCGTTTCTGTTGCTCGGCTGGCTCGGTCTGGCATCGATCTTCCGACCCGGCGCTGCGCTTCCGCGCTGGCGCGGCGTGGCGATCACGGTCGCGGGATTCCTGCTCGCGGCGTTTCCGTGGGTGTTCTACGTCACCGACCACTTCGCGTTCACCGAGAACTGGCGCATGTACACACACATGGCGCGCAACCGGCAGGTGGCGACGCTGATTGCCGAGGCGTGGGCACGCAGCGGCTGGGACGGCGCGCTCGAGGTGGTGGGCCGGCAGGCGGGTCTGACGTGGTTGGGGTTCGGCGTGATTCCCGGCGGTGCCTACCAGATGGGTTACCGGGGCGGCGGCATGCTCGATCACGTGACCGCGCCGCTGTTCGTGCTCGGTCTGGGGGCGTCGTTGCCGTGGTTGCGCGGTCGGGGTGGATTCGTGCCGTACTGGTGGCTGCTTCTCTTCGTGCTCGGCGGAGTACTGACCAACGATCCGCCGGCAGTCGTGCGGCTCGTCGGCATCCTGCCGGCGCTGGCACTGCTGGCGGCGCTGCCGCTCGACGCCGCTTTGCGGGCGGTACGACCATACGGCCGCGCGGCGCTGGCGGGCTATGCGCTCGCCGGCGTGCTGCTGGCCGGTGCGACCTGGGACAACTGGCGCACGTACTTCGTCGCCTTCCCGGCGGAGCCGATCGACGAGATCTCCGAGTTGGTGCGGCTGGTCCAGAAGGTGCCGCGCGAGACGCCGGTCGTGATCCTCGGGGTCGAGAACTTCCTGCGCGTGGAACGCGAGGAGATATTCGCGTTGGACTTCCCCGACCGGCGCCTCGAACAGACGATCGAGCCGGCGCATTTGTTGCCGGTACACCGGCCGGTGGACGGTCCGATCGTGCTGGTGGTCGGGCCGACGCAACTGTCGTGGGTCCCCTTAATCCGCGAGTGGTACCCCAATGCGAAGGTGCGCGAGGTGCGCTGGCCGAACAACGGCCGCCTGTTGTTTCCGGTGATCGAGATTCCCGCGGAGGACGTGCGGGCGCGCACCGGCCTGACGGCGACGGCGGCGGACGCCGGCGGGGCGGCGGTCAAGGGGGTGGTTGCGGATCCGTTCGGTGCGGCGGCCCCGCTGCGGCCGCGGGACGGAGTGTTGCGATGGGGCGGGCGGATCTACTGGCCGAGCGACCGGCCGGTGACTGTGAGGGTGCGTTCGGCGGAGCCGCTGACGATGCGGATCGGCGCCGGCGCGCCGATCCGGGTCGCTGAAGGCTCGGAGGCTGCCGCGCAGCTCACTCTGGCCCGCGGCTGGCAACTGATCGTCATCGAGGAGCGCCTGACCGGGGTGCGGGACCTGACCGTGACACTCGATGACGGGCAGACGCCGCCACGCCGGGTAACGCGCTGGGAGTTACGGCCGGACGAAGGCATCGAGGGCCTGCGGGCAAAGTTCACTCGCGACGGGGAAACGCTGCTCCGGACGATCGAGCCGCAGATCAACCTCCACGCCGACGAGGGCTGCTGGAACGATTTGCGTGTACTGTCCGTGGTGAAGCCGTTTGCGGCGACCCTGGATGGCGCTCTGCGCATCGCGCGGCGCGGCGAGTACGAGCTCGAAATGTACAGTACGGAGCCGTACGAAGTGCGGCTGGACGGCGAGCCGCTGTGTGCTTCCGAGACCGCGCGCGGCGAGGACCCGGCGATCTGCAAGGTGAAACGTTCGCTCGCCGAGGGCGACCATCCGTTGGAGTTGCGCTGGACGGTGCCGAAGTCGCAGACCTCGGCACGCCGCGTGTTGCAGATGTACTGGACCCCCCCCGACGGCACGCGCGAGTTGGTGCCGCCCTCCGCGTTCGTACCGAAGAGTTGAGGCGCCACGGGGAGGGCGAGGCTCCAGCCGAGCCGCGGTGACGGTGTGATGGGGTTGGAGGGGATGAAGAAAGACGGCTCGCCCTCCCGTGGTGGTTCGTAGTTCCGGAGACGAAGGGCGACGCGGTTTACACGCGGTTGGTTGACTTACCGCAGCGCGAACGCTGCCACCTCGCGGTCGTGGAAGGCGGGTGGGCCGTACGCCTGTTGCAGCGCGGCGAGGTGTTCCGGGCGGTCGGCGTGCATGGTGACCACGTACACCGGGCGCTTCATGTCCCGCAGGTACGCGTGCTGTGCGGCGTCCAGTGGGGTGCCGTCGACGAGCCGCACGGCCAGGTCGTGCCGGAGCCCGGCGTCGGGGTTCGGTTCGATCAGGTAACTGGTGCGATACGTCGTGAACATCTCCCGTCCGGCCAGCACCGGGAACTCCGGCATATTGCCCGCCGCGGTGACGAAGGGCAGCCGCGGATCGAGGACGAAAACCGCGTCGCCGGGAGTCATCGCGCGCGCCCAACCATAGAGACGGGCCAGAGGCGCGTCGGCGGGTACCCGCTCGAGGCGCGTGCCGCTGAACCTCACGGGGACCGAGGGACGATCGAGATACGCGAACATGATTATCCCCGGGGTCGGCAGGAGCACGAACACGGCGGCTACCCAGCTTAGAACGACCCGGCGAGGCGACCAGTCGGGCGCGGGGACCAGACACGCCGCCGCGGGTATCGCCAGCAGAATTACGGCGGCGTGGTAGAAGTTGCACTCGTTGGCGGTCGGCAGCACGAACACCATGCTCGCCAGCATCAGGGTTAGGCCGGCCGCCAGCAGGGCGAACAGGAATTCGCGTCGCGGAGCCGGTGTTCGCGCCGTACCGGCTGCTGCCAGGACGACGAGTAGGGTGCCGCTGGCGATGACTCCGGTGATCGTTGTCCACGATGGATCGATGCGGATCCCGCCGGTGCCGCGGCCGAAGAGGTTCGCGTAGGCAGGCAGGGCCAGTATCGGCCCCAACAGTAACGCGGCAATGCCCGCTAGAAGCCGTGACCGCGAAAGTGCGGGTGGGCGACACAGCCGATGCGCGGCCACCAGCCCTGCGCTGACGCACGCGGCGGCCGGGATGCCGACGAGGACGGAGAAGCCCGAGCACAGCGCGCTGCTCAGGACCAGCGCCACTAAAGAACCCACCCGGCCGCGTTCGAGCCAGACGAATAACCAGAACGCCACGGCGAGCAGCAGACTGAGGGCAAGAGGGCGGGAGGTGACGTTGTAGAAGAAAGCCAGCAACGGACCGTAGAGCGCGAACGGATCGTTGAACCGCGCCATCGACAGGACCGGATGGGCAATACCCCAGAGATGGTTCGGGTCGTCGGCGAGACTGCCGGTGCCACGGACGGCGACCTTAAGGAGGAAGAACACGAACCCGAGGGCGTTGGCCCCGGCGAGCGCGAACAGACCGATTGCCAACCCGGGTGCCAGCTTCCCGTATAGGCGTTTGCCGAGGGCCACGGCACTAAGCCAGAGGACGGCGACACTGCCGAGAATCATGGCTTCGATGGCCACCAGCGGGTGTACGCCGGCGCCGTGTGCGAGCCGTGCCGCGACGTAGTGAAATAGCCAGTAGTACGGGACGGTTTCGTTAGCGAAGAATGGATTGGCCGGAGGCGCAAATTCCCACGGCGGGGCAAACCGGTCGACGAGTGCCAGATGGAGAAAACCGTGCGCCGAGATCCAGGTGCGCAGGCTGGTACGGTGCGCGTAAACGATCGGCGCCGCGGTCAGGATGGACGCGACCGCTGCCAGGGCGAGGGTTCGCAGTCGTTGCGGGCGGTCGTCCAAGCTCAGTACCCCAGACTGCGCAACCGCTCTTGCTGCGCCGGGCTGAGCGGTGCGCCCCCGCGCTCCTCGGAGCCGCTGTCTTTCGCCGGTACGTACGGCGGCTGCGCCGCCCGCCACTCCTGCAGGGCAATTCGCAGTGCCGCGGCCACGTCGGGATGCGCGGCGATGACGTTCGCCCCCTCGTCGGGGTCGCGGCGCAGATCGTAAAGCGCCTCGCTGCCGTCGGACGACGCCACGAGCTTGAAATCCCGGCTGCGCGCCGCGCGCAGGGTGTGCGTGAAGGTTCCGATATCGCGGCGGAATCCGGCGATCGCCGCCATCCGCTCGAGATGCCCGTAGTAGGGCACCGACTCGATGAACGTCGTGTCGCGAGGGACGAACCGGGCCGGGACCAGGGTGCGCCCGGGAAGGTTGCGGACCGGCAACGGCCGACCGAGCACGTCGAAAACCGTCGGTACGACATCGATCGTCTGGCACTGACCCGGCAGGCGCGTCCCCGCCGGGAAGGCCCGCGGGTAGCGGATGATCAAGGGTACGCGCGCCAGGTAGTCGTTGACGGCGAAGACGTGATCCCAGCGGCCGGCTTCGCCGAGGTTCTCGCCGTGGTCTGCAGTGACGATGAGTAGCGTGTCCGACGGCGGCGATGCGGCCGACAACGCCGCGAGCAGCGCGCCGAGCTGTTCGTCCTGGTAGGCGACCTCCGCGGCGTACATGGCGCGCACTGCCGCCGGCGTCGCGGGATTGCCCGCATAACCTGCCAGCCAGTTGATACCGTAGAAGCCCGCCGACAGCCGCGTCGTGCCGAGATAGGACTGCGAGGGCGGCAGGAGGGCGCGGCGTTGCACCGCCGGCGGAAGGTAACGCCAGTGCGGCTCCATCAGGTTGACGAACAGGAAGAACGGCCGTTGCGGGTCACGCCCGGTCGCCAACCAGTGGCGCAGCGCTTCGACCGCACGGCCCGCACCCTTGTCGACCCAGCTCGTGGGCAAGCCCAACGCCTGCGCGACCAGGTGCAGCCTGGTGGCTTCGTTGTCGCGCAGGAAGTAGTAGCTTTCGAGCCCTTGCTGAAGGTTGGCGTCCTCGATGTAGCGGTTCGCGACCAGGCCGACGCTCTGGTAGCCCTCGGCTTGCAGCATCTCGGCCAGCGTCGCGAAGCGGGTGTCGAGCCAGCGATGGTGGTCGCAGTTCGCCCCGGTGCTCATCGGGTAGAGACCGGTGAACAGCGACGCGTGCGTCGGGACCGTCCAATCGGCTGTACCGATGGCTTGCTCGAAGACGACGCCCTCGGCCGCGATACGGTCAAGATTCGGAGTGAGCTGGCGCGTGTCCCCGTATGCCCCGATGTGATCCGCTCGCGTCGTGTCGAGGACGACGAGCGCGACGTTGGGCAGGCCGGTGCCGGCCGCCGTCCCGACACCCCTTTTGGCGCTCTCGCTTCGCGGTGCGGCGATGGTGAGTATGGCCAGAAGAAGAGCCGCCGCGGCTACGGTCGTCAGGGCAACGGCGGCGACGCCGGTTACGTGTCCCAGGGCCCGACGGCGTGCGAGTCCGACGGCGAGCAGCCACGCGATCGGAACGAGAACGAGTGCGGTGGTCGGCGCCAGGCCGAGAATCGCCACGCCCTGAGTGGCGACGGCAACGACGGCGCCGACGAACGCCGGTGCCGGCCAGCGCGGCCGCCACCACCAGACCAGTGCCGCCAACCCGCCGGCCAGCGGTAGCGACAGCAATGCGCCGACGACGAGCCAGACGATCAGGCCGCCGAGCGCCATGCCGATCCGGGGCTCGGCTAGAGAGTAGGCGAAATCCAGGGCGCCGAACGCGCCCGCCGCGGCCGTGACCACCAGCGCGGTCGCCACGAAGGCGAAGGACGCGCTCACCGAAGACGTGGCAATATCATTCCGATTCGGCGTCACCATCGGCCGTCAATCCTCGACGACGTGAGACTCGAATTCGACGCGGTAGGTGCGCCACCGGTCCCGGTCGAAGTGGCCGTCGGACCGCATGCAGTCGACGGCCCCGTAAGCCATGGCGATGGTGTGGTGCGTGTTGTCGTGCGCGAACAGGCCCTGACGACCGAAGGTGAGAACGCCGGGTAGTTCGCGCATCCAGGTGTCGAGACACTCGAAATGCGGCTCGTAGCCGTTCAGGTAAATCGGATAGGCTTGCGGGAGCCGGCGGGTGACGACCCCGATAACGGGGGCCACGATCGGAATGCCGCAACGCGCCAGCGACTGCGCAATGGTTTCGGCCAGCTCCGCGTCGGTCGCCTGCCATGTGGTGTCGTCGATCGAACAGGGGATCTCGGCGCACAGCACGGTGCGGTCGGTCGGCTCGGCGCGGGCACTGTAGTTCTTCGGTTCCGACAAACGCGTCAGAGCCAGATCCGCCCCGGGGAAGTAGTGTGCGTCGTACGGGGTGAACTGGCGTTGCCCCAGCACGACATACACCAGCACCATGGCACGGTACGTCATTCGCGCGGCGGCATCGAGCACCGGCGGGGGCGCTGCCGGTTTCAGCAGTCTTGCCAGCACGGTGATCGGAATGGTCGACCAGAGATGATCGCAGGCGATCGTTTCGACACCGCCATCGACTTCCACCTCCAGCCGATGCGGTGCGCCGACCTGGACGGCGCGCACCCGGGCGCGCAGGCGCACTTCGGCACCGGCTTTCCGTGCCGCTTCGCCAAGCGCCCGACTGATCTGCCCGAACCCTTGTCGCGGGTAAAAGAATCGTCCCGCCCCCGCGGGCTTCAGGCCCGGCACCGCACCGGCCACCTTGCGCAGCATCTTGCCGATGGACCCTGCCGATACCCGCCGTCGGGCCTGGATGGCGCTGAGCATCTCCGGACGCACACCCCAGATCTTGTACGCGTACGGGAAATAGAAATCGCGACAGATGGTCCGGCCGAGACCGCTCTCGAGGACGCTCGCGAAGGTGTCGTTTTCGCGCCCCGGGTGACGCGGCGCCAGTTTGCGGAGCGCGTCTAAGAATACGCCGGCGGCGAACGCCGGCGGCAGATGCACGGCGTCGGCCGGGCGGATCGGAAAGCCAATCCATTGTCCGTGCAGTCGGATGCGACCGTTGCGTGGCCGCTCGAGCAAATCGTCGCGCAGCAGCTCGCGCAGATCGCCCAGGATGGCGGGAGCGCACGCGGGGTGCAGCCGGTGGCTGCCGAAGTCAACCGGAATGCCGTCGATTTCGAAGCTCCCCGCGTTGCCGCCGACCTCGTCGCGTTGTTCGAGCACTACGGCGGTTCCTCGCCGCCGCGCGTGCAGTTGCCACGCGGCTGCCAGGCCGGCCGGACCACCCCCGAGGATGACCACACGGTTTGCGCTCATCGGAGATGTCGGCTCAGACCACGAACGGCAGGAAGCGACGGGTACGCGCGCAGTAGGCCGCGTAGCCGGGCAACGCTTGGGCCAGCATGGTTTCTTCGCGAATCGCCCGCCAGGCGACGTACGGAATCGTCAGCAGAACGCCGAGTACGAACCACGAATTGACACTCAACTGGAAGCCGAACAGCAGCAGCAGGTCGCCGCCATAAATGGGATGACGCACGTAACGGTAAATCCCCGAGTCGACCACGGCCTGGCGCCGCAGCACCTGTGCAGTCTCGATGTCCGACCAGTTGTCGCCCAACTGCACCCGACCGAGCACGGCAATCGCGAGGCCGGCGGTGAAGAGCAGCGCGCCGGCGACCCGCATGGCGGTGGAGTTGGCGCTGATGGGTAGCACATCCGGGGTGAGGGTCTGTACGACCAGTCCGGCGAGTATCGCCAACTTGAGGCCTTTCAAGAGCGTCGCCATGGGCGACGGCGGTGTCTGCGGGGCCGATCCGCCGCTGCGCTGGCGGCGCTTGAGCAGCTCCCAGATCAGCTTGTGCGCGACGAGGCCGGCGAGGAGGTAGAGACGCAAAGGGTCCATGATCAACGTTCCGCCGGCTGCCGGCCGGAGCCGGACTCGTGCAGCTCACGCGGGCGTACGCCGAAAGCCGCGTTGGGGCTAAGACGACCGAGCCGCATGGCCATGGCATCGCCGAGCATGCCGATCAAGAGCAATTGCAGGGCGCTGAGGAAAGCCAGCAGGGCGGAAGCGGAGATGTTCGGATCGCGCATCATGTCGAGGGTCATTTTGCCGGTTCCGTAAACGAGACACCCGACCACCAGCGGCAGGAATACGCGCAGCGGGCGGAAGAGCATTGCCGTCCGCATGATCAGAATGGCGAAGTTGCCGGCGTCCCACGGCACGATCTTCGACCTGCCCCGGCGGGTCCGGTAGTCGATGGGCAGGTAGCTCACCGCGTATTTGTCGCAGTGCATCGCCAGGGTGATCGTCGTCGTCCAACTGAACTGGTCGGGCAGGATCGGGTAGTACTGCATGACAATGTCGCGGCGGAAGACCCGCAGCCCGCTGTTGAGATCGGGGATGGTGGCGTTGGCAACGTAGTTGGCGAGGTGGGTGAGCGCCCATTTGGCTGGGCGGCGCACGAACGGGATACGGACCTCCGTTCCGATGCGGGCGCCGACCACCATGTCGGCGTGATCGAGTTCGGCGATCATCGCGGGCAGCGCAGTCGCCGGATAGGTGCCGTCGGCGTCTATGATCGCAACGACGTCGTGGGCGGCCGCGGCGATGCCGGTTTTCAGTGCCGCCCCGTACCCGCGATTGCTGCGGTGCTGGATGACCCGTGCGCCGGCGGCGAGCGCGGCCGGCGCCGTGCGATCGGTCGACCCGTCGTCGACCACCACGATCTCCGGTGCAAGGCCGGCGTCGGCAAGGCGCTGGCGGATTTCGGCGATGACCGCGCCGACCGCGCCTTCCTCGTTGTAGGCCGGGATGACGACGCTTACCGTCGCGGCGGTTGTGGGTTTCTGCATGGTTTTCCCGGTCGCTTTCTCGGCTCACTCAAGGGGGCGGTGCCGTGACGTCGCCTCCGGTCTCCGGCGCGGCCCTCGTGCGCTCGCGGCAAACATACACCTCACCCGCTCCCAACGTGCCCGGAAACACCTTTACCACGTCGAAGCGCCGCTCCACCTCCGCCCAGACGTCCGGGCGGTACGCCTTCAGTTCCACGGGAATCGTATACACCAACCACACCCGCGGGTGCGCGGCAGCGATGGCGGCGAGTTCCGCGCCGCTGTCGGCGACCTGCCATTCCGGGGCGAATAGCCGCCGGTAGGCAACCCCGGCCAGTCCGACGCCGACCACGGCGTCGCCGGGCCGGCGCTGCGCCTCGATCCAGTCGCGCGCTCCGGTGAAGTCCTGCTTGGGTAGGGCGTACGCTCGCGGCAGAGACAGGGCCGAGGCCGCGATCATCAGACCGGCAAGGGTAATGCCCGCCGTCTTGCCGAGCCGCGGATTGCGCCTGAGGCCCGGGATTCCGGCGAACACCAGGGGCGGCGCCACCAGTGCGCCATGCACGGCGATGAGCAGTGCGAAGCCCATGGCGAAGAAGAAGAAACGGGGCCACAGATTGTGGCCGAGGAGCAGCATGGTTGCGCCGCCGAGCAACGGCGGCAGGACAAGGCCGACCGCTCCGGCGGTGTCGCGCCGGGCCGCATCCAACCAGCCCGCCGCTCCCACCGCCGCGCCGGCAACGAGTACGGCGACGGCCCCGAAGCCGACGTGCAGGCTGCGTACGCTCTCGCTCAGGACCCACAGCGGGTTCGTCCATTCCGATTCGAGCGAGACCTCGTGGAGTCCGGTGCGCAAGAACTCCGGCAACGACAGCGCGTACAACTGGAGGGTCACCGTGGCCCCGAGGAGCCACGCCGCCGGCAGCCGGCCGCCGGTCGCGC is a window encoding:
- a CDS encoding endonuclease domain-containing protein is translated as MPSAATRRARRLRRRATDAEGRLWYHVRARQVDGAKFRRQEPLGPYMVDFCCVESRLVVEVDGGQHFEQREYDEERSRFLELSGYRVLRFWNNEVMENIEGVLARIGEAVRGVAIVTRD
- a CDS encoding glycosyltransferase family 39 protein; amino-acid sequence: MIGGADRPRVGAVTAGAERPGAPVSAVTILAAIGLALVAQWLTVGNRESWIGWTLYALAAGLAAAATWNLPQPFVPAAPAGHSKVRQRLVRALTGAGAAAALGVTTALAAGDRWRVVSVVLWIGGFVLATVAVRGWRVAPAARGVPRWSSPEIWGFAAIVAVGAVLRVLWIDEIPRYVFGDEPRVGISLVREFREGAPNFFKMSWNTWPMIGIALQGVFIPVLGWGSTVLRLSSALSGTLAVAMTYLLARHLYSRQVAVLAAVLFAVGRTAVDFSRMGICHAQVMFFETFALFWWWRAINTGLAGSYLWAGIGLGLCLYTYNAGQSVPFLLLGWLGLASIFRPGAALPRWRGVAITVAGFLLAAFPWVFYVTDHFAFTENWRMYTHMARNRQVATLIAEAWARSGWDGALEVVGRQAGLTWLGFGVIPGGAYQMGYRGGGMLDHVTAPLFVLGLGASLPWLRGRGGFVPYWWLLLFVLGGVLTNDPPAVVRLVGILPALALLAALPLDAALRAVRPYGRAALAGYALAGVLLAGATWDNWRTYFVAFPAEPIDEISELVRLVQKVPRETPVVILGVENFLRVEREEIFALDFPDRRLEQTIEPAHLLPVHRPVDGPIVLVVGPTQLSWVPLIREWYPNAKVREVRWPNNGRLLFPVIEIPAEDVRARTGLTATAADAGGAAVKGVVADPFGAAAPLRPRDGVLRWGGRIYWPSDRPVTVRVRSAEPLTMRIGAGAPIRVAEGSEAAAQLTLARGWQLIVIEERLTGVRDLTVTLDDGQTPPRRVTRWELRPDEGIEGLRAKFTRDGETLLRTIEPQINLHADEGCWNDLRVLSVVKPFAATLDGALRIARRGEYELEMYSTEPYEVRLDGEPLCASETARGEDPAICKVKRSLAEGDHPLELRWTVPKSQTSARRVLQMYWTPPDGTRELVPPSAFVPKS
- a CDS encoding sulfatase, whose product is MVTPNRNDIATSSVSASFAFVATALVVTAAAGAFGALDFAYSLAEPRIGMALGGLIVWLVVGALLSLPLAGGLAALVWWWRPRWPAPAFVGAVVAVATQGVAILGLAPTTALVLVPIAWLLAVGLARRRALGHVTGVAAVALTTVAAAALLLAILTIAAPRSESAKRGVGTAAGTGLPNVALVVLDTTRADHIGAYGDTRQLTPNLDRIAAEGVVFEQAIGTADWTVPTHASLFTGLYPMSTGANCDHHRWLDTRFATLAEMLQAEGYQSVGLVANRYIEDANLQQGLESYYFLRDNEATRLHLVAQALGLPTSWVDKGAGRAVEALRHWLATGRDPQRPFFLFVNLMEPHWRYLPPAVQRRALLPPSQSYLGTTRLSAGFYGINWLAGYAGNPATPAAVRAMYAAEVAYQDEQLGALLAALSAASPPSDTLLIVTADHGENLGEAGRWDHVFAVNDYLARVPLIIRYPRAFPAGTRLPGQCQTIDVVPTVFDVLGRPLPVRNLPGRTLVPARFVPRDTTFIESVPYYGHLERMAAIAGFRRDIGTFTHTLRAARSRDFKLVASSDGSEALYDLRRDPDEGANVIAAHPDVAAALRIALQEWRAAQPPYVPAKDSGSEERGGAPLSPAQQERLRSLGY
- a CDS encoding FAD-dependent oxidoreductase, with protein sequence MSANRVVILGGGPAGLAAAWQLHARRRGTAVVLEQRDEVGGNAGSFEIDGIPVDFGSHRLHPACAPAILGDLRELLRDDLLERPRNGRIRLHGQWIGFPIRPADAVHLPPAFAAGVFLDALRKLAPRHPGRENDTFASVLESGLGRTICRDFYFPYAYKIWGVRPEMLSAIQARRRVSAGSIGKMLRKVAGAVPGLKPAGAGRFFYPRQGFGQISRALGEAARKAGAEVRLRARVRAVQVGAPHRLEVEVDGGVETIACDHLWSTIPITVLARLLKPAAPPPVLDAAARMTYRAMVLVYVVLGQRQFTPYDAHYFPGADLALTRLSEPKNYSARAEPTDRTVLCAEIPCSIDDTTWQATDAELAETIAQSLARCGIPIVAPVIGVVTRRLPQAYPIYLNGYEPHFECLDTWMRELPGVLTFGRQGLFAHDNTHHTIAMAYGAVDCMRSDGHFDRDRWRTYRVEFESHVVED
- a CDS encoding isoprenylcysteine carboxylmethyltransferase family protein — encoded protein: MDPLRLYLLAGLVAHKLIWELLKRRQRSGGSAPQTPPSPMATLLKGLKLAILAGLVVQTLTPDVLPISANSTAMRVAGALLFTAGLAIAVLGRVQLGDNWSDIETAQVLRRQAVVDSGIYRYVRHPIYGGDLLLLFGFQLSVNSWFVLGVLLTIPYVAWRAIREETMLAQALPGYAAYCARTRRFLPFVV
- a CDS encoding glycosyltransferase family 2 protein; protein product: MQKPTTAATVSVVIPAYNEEGAVGAVIAEIRQRLADAGLAPEIVVVDDGSTDRTAPAALAAGARVIQHRSNRGYGAALKTGIAAAAHDVVAIIDADGTYPATALPAMIAELDHADMVVGARIGTEVRIPFVRRPAKWALTHLANYVANATIPDLNSGLRVFRRDIVMQYYPILPDQFSWTTTITLAMHCDKYAVSYLPIDYRTRRGRSKIVPWDAGNFAILIMRTAMLFRPLRVFLPLVVGCLVYGTGKMTLDMMRDPNISASALLAFLSALQLLLIGMLGDAMAMRLGRLSPNAAFGVRPRELHESGSGRQPAER